A region from the Cannabis sativa cultivar Pink pepper isolate KNU-18-1 chromosome 9, ASM2916894v1, whole genome shotgun sequence genome encodes:
- the LOC115721911 gene encoding pentatricopeptide repeat-containing protein At3g12770 — protein MNRFHHQMFLHIRYYGTASITIPQFHQSSPVVNRFLSLLQRCGRTLASIKAIHAQLITHNMSKYQYLCTKLIALYCDLGSLSVAHNVFDQFSQPKTILCNALINGYLKNELYFEAIELFKMMGFCNLKIDSYTCHFVLKSCIGLSDYELGLEVVKFAVDKKIGREKFLGTAIINFLVRFGKLDDARRVFDGMIERDVVCWNSMISGYVQADQFNEAFFMFFKMRNCGINPSALTIVSLIQACARSGNLELGKCVHGCAIELGMTNDVLVVTSFINMYSNLGEIESAHLVFETMPNRNLVSWNAMILGFVQNGLVLESISLFNRLVTSGCGFDSRTIVSLLQGCSQIADLKCGKILHGCIFRRGIELNVILSTAIVDLYSKCGALKEATFVFDRMEKRNVVTWTAMLVGLAQNGLAEEALKLFHQMQVEGVVANSVTLVSLVQSCAHLGCLRKGRSVHAHLIRCGYVFDVVHMTALIDMYAKCGKIRPAELIFNKGSIFEDVIIWNSMITAYSIHGHGDKAVELYRKMMVEGVEPNETSFLALLTACSHSGLVEEGIRLFHSMERDHKIRPTDKHYASFVDLLSRAGRFEEAETLVTQVPFEPGSSILQPLLNGCLTHKNFDLGLRTADRLLSLDSLNSGIYVVLSNIYAQAKQWDAVNHVRSLMRTQGLKKTPGYSSIEVESKVYTFFAADDLHPNWAEISEYLENLRLEVEASGYVPDTSCVLRDVDEPMKIKLLWGHSERLAIAFGLLSTPAGSSIRITKNLRVCNDCHNVTKYISKIARRELIVRDANRFHHFVNGVCSCNDYW, from the coding sequence ATGAATCGTTTTCATCATCAAATGTTTCTTCATATCCGTTACTATGGTACTGCTTCTATCACAATTCCCCAATTCCACCAATCTTCACCTGTTGTTAATAGATTTCTTTCTCTCTTACAAAGATGTGGAAGAACACTTGCTTCTATCAAAGCCATCCATGCACAGCTCATTACTCATAATATGTCCAAGTATCAGTATTTGTGTACAAAACTCATTGCTCTTTATTGTGATTTGGGTAGTTTGAGTGTTGCCCACAATGTGTTTGATCAATTTTCTCAACCAAAAACCATTTTGTGCAATGCTTTGATTAATGGGTATTTGAAAAATGAGCTGTATTTTGAGGCAATTGAGTTGTTTAAAATGATGGGGTTTTGTAATTTGAAGATAGATAGTTATACTTGTCATTTTGTGCTTAAGTCTTGTATTGGGTTGTCAGATTATGAATTGGGTTTGGAAGTTGTCAAATTTGCTGTTGATAAGAAAATTGGAAGGGAGAAGTTTTTGGGGACtgcaataattaattttttggtgAGGTTTGGTAAATTAGATGATGCAAGAAGGGTTTTTGATGGGATGATTGAAAGAGATGTTGTTTGTTGGAATTCTATGATTAGTGGTTATGTTCAAGCTGATCAGTTTAATGAAGcattttttatgttctttaagATGAGGAATTGTGGTATTAACCCAAGTGCACTAACCATAGTTAGTTTGATTCAAGCTTGTGCTAGAAGTGGGAATTTAGAGCTTGGAAAATGTGTTCATGGTTGTGCCATTGAATTGGGTATGACAAATGATGTTTTGGTGGTTACCTCATTCATCAATATGTATAGTAATTTGGGTGAAATTGAGAGTGCTCACTTGGTGTTTGAGACAATGCCAAATAGAAATTTGGTCTCCTGGAATGCCATGATCTTGGGATTTGTTCAAAATGGTTTGGTGCTTGAATCTATTTCCTTGTTCAATAGACTAGTCACAAGTGGTTGCGGATTTGATTCACGAACCATAGTGAGCCTTCTTCAAGGTTGTTCTCAAATTGCTGATCTAAAATGTGGAAAAATCCTTCATGGTTGTATTTTCAGAAGGGGTATTGAATTGAATGTCATTTTGTCTACTGCAATTGTTGATCTCTATTCTAAATGTGGTGCCTTAAAGGAAGCAACTTTCGTCTTCGATAGAATGGAAAAGAGGAATGTCGTCACGTGGACTGCTATGCTTGTAGGATTGGCACAAAATGGGCTTGCAGAGGAAGCCCTGAAACTGTTTCATCAAATGCAAGTAGAGGGGGTTGTGGCCAATTCAGTAACTCTTGTTAGTTTAGTTCAATCTTGTGCTCACTTGGGTTGTTTGAGGAAAGGAAGAAGTGTTCATGCTCATTTGATTCGTTGTGGATATGTGTTCGATGTTGTTCACATGACAGCATTGATTGATATGTATGCAAAGTGTGGAAAAATCAGACCTGCTGAATTGATTTTTAATAAAGGTTCCATTTTTGAAGATGTTATTATATGGAACTCTATGATAACAGCTTATAGTATTCATGGTCATGGCGATAAAGCTGTTGAACTCTATCGAAAAATGATGGTTGAAGGAGTTGAGCCAAATGAAACCTCTTTTCTTGCTCTTTTAACTGCTTGTAGTCACTCAGGACTTGTGGAAGAGGGAATAAGATTATTTCATAGCATGGAAAGAGACCACAAAATCAGGCCTACCGATAAGCACTATGCGAGCTTTGTGGATCTTCTGAGCCGAGCAGGTCGTTTTGAAGAAGCTGAGACATTGGTCACACAAGTGCCTTTCGAACCTGGAAGTTCTATTCTTCAACCTTTGTTAAATGGATGTTTAACTCACAAGaacttcgatttgggtttacgAACAGCTGATAGATTACTTAGTTTAGACTCTCTAAATTCTGGGATTTATGTTGTCTTATCAAACATCTATGCCCAAGCAAAACAATGGGATGCAGTAAACCATGTTCGAAGCCTTATGAGAACACAAGGATTAAAGAAAACGCCAGGATATAGCTCGATCGAGGTAGAAAGTAAAGTTTATACATTTTTTGCAGCAGACGATTTGCATCCTAACTGGGCAGAGATTTCTGAGTATTTAGAGAATTTAAGATTAGAAGTAGAAGCATCTGGCTATGTGCCGGATACAAGTTGTGTTCTTCGCGATGTTGATGAGCCAATGAAGATTAAGCTGCTATGGGGCCATAGTGAGAGACTAGCTATTGCATTTGGACTCTTAAGCACACCAGCAGGAAGCTCAATTAGGATTACCAAGAACCTACGTGTTTGTAATGATTGTCATAATGTGACTAAATACATTTCCAAGATAGCCAGGAGGGAACTAATTGTTAGAGATGCCAATCGTTTTCATCACTTTGTCAATGGTGTTTGCTCTTGTAATGATTATTGGTAA
- the LOC115723235 gene encoding superoxide dismutase [Cu-Zn] 2 isoform X1, translated as MGILKAVALINGGDNTTTIRGSLQFTQDSTNGLTHVKGRITGLNPGLHGFHIHSLGDTTNGCNSTGPHFNPLKKDHGGPLDKERHAGDLGNIVAGPDGMYEESYIIIIISIIIIFMIEFCRVMIRMFYITFCFSGVAEVSIKDWQIPLSGPDSILGRAVVVHADPDDLGKGGHELSKSTGNAGARIGCGIIGLQSSV; from the exons ATGGGTATTCTTAAAGCTGTGGCTCTTATCAATGGAGGAGATAATACTACCACCATTAGAGGCTCTCTTCAATTCACCCAAGACTCCACCAATG GGCTTACTCATGTGAAAGGAAGGATAACTGGGCTCAATCCTGGTCTTCATGGCTTCCATATTCACTCCCTTGGTGATACCACCAATGGTTGCAACTCCACAG GACCCCATTTTAATCCATTGAAGAAAGATCATGGAGGTCCATTAGATAAGGAGCGTCATGCTGGGGATTTGGGTAACATTGTTGCAGGCCCAGATGGTATGTATGAAGAgtcttatattattataattataagtattattattatctttatgattgaattttgtAGAGTGATGATAAGAATGTTCTATattactttttgtttttcagGTGTTGCTGAGGTTTCAATAAAGGATTGGCAG ATTCCACTCAGTGGACCTGATTCAATTCTTGGGAGGGCAGTTGTTGTTCATGCTGATCCTGATGATCTTGGTAAAG GTGGACATGAACTTAGCAAGTCAACTGGAAATGCCGGAGCAAGAATTGGATGCG GCATTATTGGACTTCAATCATCCGTTTAA
- the LOC115723235 gene encoding superoxide dismutase [Cu-Zn] 2 isoform X3 produces the protein MGILKAVALINGGDNTTTIRGSLQFTQDSTNGLTHVKGRITGLNPGLHGFHIHSLGDTTNGCNSTGPHFNPLKKDHGGPLDKERHAGDLGNIVAGPDGVAEVSIKDWQIPLSGPDSILGRAVVVHADPDDLGKGGHELSKSTGNAGARIGCGIIGLQSSV, from the exons ATGGGTATTCTTAAAGCTGTGGCTCTTATCAATGGAGGAGATAATACTACCACCATTAGAGGCTCTCTTCAATTCACCCAAGACTCCACCAATG GGCTTACTCATGTGAAAGGAAGGATAACTGGGCTCAATCCTGGTCTTCATGGCTTCCATATTCACTCCCTTGGTGATACCACCAATGGTTGCAACTCCACAG GACCCCATTTTAATCCATTGAAGAAAGATCATGGAGGTCCATTAGATAAGGAGCGTCATGCTGGGGATTTGGGTAACATTGTTGCAGGCCCAGATG GTGTTGCTGAGGTTTCAATAAAGGATTGGCAG ATTCCACTCAGTGGACCTGATTCAATTCTTGGGAGGGCAGTTGTTGTTCATGCTGATCCTGATGATCTTGGTAAAG GTGGACATGAACTTAGCAAGTCAACTGGAAATGCCGGAGCAAGAATTGGATGCG GCATTATTGGACTTCAATCATCCGTTTAA
- the LOC115723235 gene encoding superoxide dismutase [Cu-Zn] 2 isoform X2 — MGILKAVALINGGDNTTTIRGSLQFTQDSTNGLTHVKGRITGLNPGLHGFHIHSLGDTTNGCNSTGPHFNPLKKDHGGPLDKERHAGDLGNIVAGPDGVAEVSIKDWQIPLSGPDSILGRAVVVHADPDDLGKGGHELSKSTGNAGARIGCGMYLRCSLRVGLEGFLFIVSLVYHT, encoded by the exons ATGGGTATTCTTAAAGCTGTGGCTCTTATCAATGGAGGAGATAATACTACCACCATTAGAGGCTCTCTTCAATTCACCCAAGACTCCACCAATG GGCTTACTCATGTGAAAGGAAGGATAACTGGGCTCAATCCTGGTCTTCATGGCTTCCATATTCACTCCCTTGGTGATACCACCAATGGTTGCAACTCCACAG GACCCCATTTTAATCCATTGAAGAAAGATCATGGAGGTCCATTAGATAAGGAGCGTCATGCTGGGGATTTGGGTAACATTGTTGCAGGCCCAGATG GTGTTGCTGAGGTTTCAATAAAGGATTGGCAG ATTCCACTCAGTGGACCTGATTCAATTCTTGGGAGGGCAGTTGTTGTTCATGCTGATCCTGATGATCTTGGTAAAG GTGGACATGAACTTAGCAAGTCAACTGGAAATGCCGGAGCAAGAATTGGATGCGGTATGTATCTTCGTTGTTCTCTTCGTGTTGGGTTGGaaggttttttatttattgtttctCTTGTTTATCATACATGA